In Sporosarcina sp. PTS2304, a genomic segment contains:
- a CDS encoding YisL family protein: MGFLTDTTHMHIFTWVVAIVLFLVSASMAKGTKGKKITHMILRLFYILIIITGAALFFKHMSLDSMLYGIKFVLGLLTIGFMEMVLVRGNKGKNTGLMWILLVVFLLATLFVGFKLPLGFDFFA, from the coding sequence TTGGGTTTTTTAACGGATACAACTCATATGCATATTTTTACGTGGGTAGTAGCAATCGTATTATTTTTAGTTTCGGCCAGCATGGCTAAAGGGACTAAAGGGAAAAAAATTACACATATGATTTTGCGTTTGTTCTACATTTTAATCATTATTACAGGTGCGGCATTGTTCTTTAAGCATATGTCACTAGATTCTATGTTGTATGGTATTAAATTTGTTCTTGGTCTTTTGACAATCGGATTTATGGAAATGGTGCTCGTTCGTGGAAACAAAGGGAAAAACACAGGTCTTATGTGGATTTTACTCGTAGTGTTCTTATTAGCGACATTATTCGTCGGTTTCAAATTACCGTTAGGATTTGACTTTTTCGCATAA